In a single window of the Streptomyces sp. NBC_00094 genome:
- a CDS encoding MFS transporter: MSRVRVPGPLAGRDFRLLYTSAVVSGLGDWLDQVALLVLVTTVWHGGAGDLALVVAASMLPLLATPFLAVLVDRRQSRRVLILTDLVQAGLTLGLVVAPGVYWAAGLVLVRSALGSVGGLAGQIQLRVSVPPDGVQAATVLLQTAMQSVKILGPALGGLLVAFMSPRAVFAANACTFLVGVIAARALRTTSSPSRSADLHYFKELGEGFQHVFGSRLLRSLLLVMCSLMFVVFLYDSMAALIVPALGMGTSYIGYMVSAVGLGGVTGSLLMGKFAARLRPFLTMAGSILAIGCIIVAIGFAIVHELRIDSAVWLCVIFLLGIASAGILVTFPSVVHSETPVELTGRVWALMNSVPAVLNVLAPVLAAALVVWIGLGSLLLLAGAALLLTAVVVAVRLGGVPPTAPPPTAPSDADDADDADDADDGAGLAEEPTPGPAPLNSGAPHRETRAPCVKRTGSSTEEITMADKIDKLAEAGFSLNDANDAQQAVLKSLTEDEVNVLLSVKSRVEAAGSDVEGHSLSDPSGGYLW; the protein is encoded by the coding sequence ATGAGCCGCGTGCGGGTTCCGGGCCCGCTGGCGGGCCGCGACTTCCGGCTGCTGTACACCAGCGCGGTGGTCTCCGGTCTGGGCGACTGGCTGGACCAGGTGGCACTGCTGGTGCTGGTCACCACGGTCTGGCACGGCGGCGCGGGCGATCTGGCGCTGGTGGTGGCCGCGAGCATGCTGCCGCTGCTGGCGACCCCGTTCCTGGCGGTGCTGGTGGACCGTCGGCAGTCGCGCCGGGTGCTGATCCTCACCGACCTCGTACAGGCGGGGCTCACCCTGGGCCTGGTGGTCGCCCCCGGGGTGTACTGGGCGGCCGGGCTGGTGCTGGTCCGTTCGGCGCTGGGCTCGGTCGGCGGGCTCGCGGGCCAGATCCAGTTGCGGGTCTCGGTGCCGCCCGACGGTGTCCAGGCCGCCACCGTGCTGCTCCAGACGGCGATGCAGTCGGTCAAGATCCTCGGGCCCGCGCTCGGTGGTCTGCTGGTCGCCTTCATGTCGCCCCGGGCGGTGTTCGCGGCCAACGCGTGCACGTTTCTCGTCGGGGTGATCGCCGCCCGTGCCCTGCGCACCACGTCGTCACCTTCCCGGAGTGCAGATCTGCATTACTTCAAAGAACTGGGGGAAGGATTCCAGCACGTTTTCGGATCACGTCTTCTGCGTTCCCTTCTGCTCGTCATGTGCAGCCTGATGTTCGTCGTCTTCCTTTACGACTCCATGGCCGCACTGATCGTGCCGGCACTGGGAATGGGTACGTCCTACATCGGCTACATGGTGTCCGCCGTCGGATTGGGCGGGGTCACAGGTTCGCTGCTCATGGGCAAGTTCGCCGCGCGCCTTCGGCCTTTCCTCACCATGGCGGGGTCGATCCTGGCAATCGGCTGCATCATCGTCGCCATCGGATTCGCCATTGTCCATGAATTGCGTATTGACTCCGCCGTATGGCTGTGTGTAATTTTCCTTCTGGGAATCGCAAGCGCCGGAATTCTCGTCACTTTTCCCAGCGTCGTACATTCCGAGACGCCGGTCGAACTGACCGGCCGGGTATGGGCGCTCATGAATTCCGTGCCGGCCGTACTGAACGTACTGGCCCCCGTGCTGGCGGCGGCCCTGGTCGTGTGGATCGGGCTCGGAAGCCTCCTGCTGCTGGCGGGTGCCGCCCTCCTGCTCACCGCTGTCGTGGTCGCCGTCCGACTCGGCGGCGTACCGCCCACCGCACCGCCGCCCACCGCTCCGTCCGACGCGGACGACGCGGACGACGCGGACGACGCGGACGACGGTGCCGGCCTGGCCGAGGAGCCGACGCCCGGCCCGGCCCCCCTGAACTCCGGTGCACCGCACCGGGAAACCAGAGCCCCGTGCGTGAAACGCACAGGCTCGTCAACCGAGGAGATCACCATGGCAGACAAGATCGACAAGCTGGCCGAAGCCGGTTTCTCCCTGAACGACGCCAACGACGCCCAGCAGGCGGTGCTCAAGTCCCTCACCGAGGACGAGGTCAACGTCCTGCTGAGCGTCAAGTCCCGGGTCGAGGCCGCAGGTTCGGACGTGGAGGGCCACTCGCTCTCCGACCCCAGCGGTGGCTACCTCTGGTAG